The following proteins are co-located in the Bacillus pumilus genome:
- a CDS encoding helix-turn-helix transcriptional regulator — translation MKGDFGDSISNKVYEYRVLARMSQQELAEKVGVSKQTIFVMEKGNYVPTLLLAFRIANFFKVDVNDIFTYVKGIEKNEK, via the coding sequence ATGAAGGGAGATTTTGGTGATTCGATATCTAATAAGGTTTATGAATATCGGGTGCTTGCCAGAATGTCTCAGCAAGAGCTTGCTGAGAAAGTCGGTGTTTCTAAACAAACCATTTTCGTAATGGAAAAAGGAAATTATGTTCCTACCTTACTGTTAGCCTTTCGTATTGCGAATTTCTTCAAAGTTGATGTTAACGATATTTTTACTTATGTGAAAGGAATTGAGAAGAATGAAAAATAA
- a CDS encoding DUF2178 domain-containing protein: MKNKGDLTNTIFYPLKTWVETSTDNWNMLLGIGFAMLLVGLILTIVFLKRIGKSDERTNQITLKGCLCMLFGVILCDVIFPKEYMWQIFFLFKYSLATLASGVYLAVRYKRDFN; this comes from the coding sequence ATGAAAAATAAGGGAGATCTTACAAATACAATCTTTTATCCTTTAAAAACTTGGGTGGAGACATCAACTGATAATTGGAACATGCTCCTTGGTATTGGGTTTGCTATGCTTTTAGTGGGATTAATTCTAACAATTGTATTCCTTAAACGAATTGGAAAGAGTGACGAAAGGACAAATCAAATCACTTTAAAAGGTTGCCTCTGCATGTTATTCGGAGTAATTTTATGTGACGTGATTTTTCCAAAAGAATATATGTGGCAAATCTTCTTTTTGTTTAAATATTCTCTTGCAACTCTCGCTTCAGGAGTATACCTAGCTGTTCGATATAAGAGAGATTTTAATTAA
- a CDS encoding GntR family transcriptional regulator produces MLKYQQIASDIEKYIVTHELQQGDKLPVLETLMSQFSVSKSTIIKSLDLLERKGIVYQVRGSGIFVRRHRRKGYISLLSNQGFKKDLEEFQLTSEVLTLDTIKPPEEAALNLNIEQEEDVFYLKRIRYINGQTLCLEESYYRKTIIPYLNTEIAADSVFKFVSEGLGLKVGFSDMYMQVGKLNETEAKHLGLKQDDPALRVETVFHLTNGQPFDFSKITYNYMQSQFFIQANNYYG; encoded by the coding sequence ATGTTAAAGTATCAACAAATTGCGAGCGATATTGAAAAATATATTGTCACCCATGAGCTGCAGCAAGGTGACAAACTCCCTGTACTCGAGACACTCATGAGCCAATTTTCGGTGAGCAAAAGTACAATTATCAAATCATTAGACTTACTCGAAAGAAAAGGAATTGTCTATCAGGTGAGGGGCAGCGGGATCTTTGTCAGAAGACACCGGCGCAAGGGCTACATCAGCCTTTTATCCAACCAAGGGTTTAAAAAAGATTTAGAGGAATTTCAACTGACATCAGAGGTTTTAACATTAGACACCATCAAACCGCCAGAAGAAGCTGCGCTTAATTTGAACATTGAACAAGAAGAGGATGTCTTTTACCTCAAACGTATTCGTTACATCAATGGCCAAACCTTATGTTTAGAAGAATCCTATTATCGGAAGACCATTATTCCCTACCTCAACACAGAAATCGCCGCCGATTCCGTTTTTAAATTCGTCAGCGAAGGTCTGGGACTCAAAGTCGGCTTTTCTGATATGTACATGCAAGTAGGCAAACTGAACGAAACCGAAGCGAAACACCTCGGCCTCAAACAAGACGATCCCGCCCTCCGCGTCGAGACTGTCTTTCACCTCACAAACGGCCAGCCCTTCGACTTCTCAAAAATCACGTACAACTACATGCAGTCTCAATTTTTTATTCAAGCGAATAATTATTATGGGTGA
- a CDS encoding sensor histidine kinase, producing MRLQQRFMLYTCLIVCISIFVGFICSNLIYNAFVKEQLNDRYLVIAEQLSKQIKEHEITLQASSDFLQTMSDLGYQIALVKEDGEIRMFGEPFKTTQWNDQMHALFEGEKAYNGIKSFKNSYLIMSHFANDIQNTVGTKIEIEGEEWGLFLRPNNISLFTEFHLIIFGFIFAVFISSIIGILLMSRKVTHSLSELTSATQEMANHNFQYPLMINRKDEIGQLADSFRMMQQKLENTDQARKKFVNNVSHDFQSPLLNIRGYSELLDGELSSSEGKKYNHIIQTEAKRLSNLTKQLLILTSIDQGTYPTNKQLVRIDDQLHQVVHSMLWRIEEKGLEIKIDLQPVTVYADRTLLINVWENLIGNAIKYNKEYGEISIHCEENESEAVVKIRDTGIGIEKETLEKIFERFYRVDQARNKEGMGLGLSIVQEVLSYHDASIEVESNEEGTTFTTFFPKE from the coding sequence ATGAGACTACAACAACGATTTATGTTATATACGTGTTTGATTGTTTGTATCAGCATCTTTGTTGGATTTATTTGTTCGAATTTGATTTACAATGCCTTTGTAAAAGAACAATTAAATGATCGTTATTTAGTCATTGCGGAGCAGTTATCGAAACAAATCAAAGAACACGAAATCACATTACAGGCATCTTCCGATTTTCTGCAAACCATGAGCGATCTAGGGTATCAAATTGCATTGGTTAAAGAAGATGGAGAAATTCGGATGTTTGGTGAACCCTTTAAAACGACACAATGGAATGACCAAATGCACGCCTTATTTGAAGGCGAGAAAGCTTACAACGGGATCAAATCCTTTAAAAATTCATATTTAATCATGAGTCATTTCGCAAATGATATACAGAATACTGTGGGAACGAAAATAGAAATTGAAGGGGAAGAATGGGGATTATTTTTACGTCCGAATAACATTAGCCTTTTCACAGAATTTCATTTGATTATATTTGGGTTTATATTCGCCGTATTTATTAGCAGCATCATTGGCATTTTATTGATGTCTCGAAAGGTCACCCATTCCCTTTCAGAATTGACGAGTGCAACGCAAGAGATGGCCAACCATAATTTCCAGTACCCATTAATGATTAACCGCAAAGATGAAATTGGGCAGCTTGCCGATAGCTTTCGGATGATGCAGCAGAAGTTGGAGAATACAGATCAAGCGAGAAAGAAATTCGTGAATAACGTCTCGCACGATTTCCAATCACCGTTACTCAATATCCGGGGGTATTCTGAATTACTAGATGGGGAGCTTTCGTCAAGCGAAGGGAAAAAATACAATCACATTATTCAAACAGAAGCGAAGCGATTATCAAACTTAACGAAACAACTCCTCATTCTTACTTCAATTGATCAGGGGACATATCCAACGAATAAACAACTAGTCAGGATCGATGATCAGCTTCATCAAGTGGTTCATTCAATGCTATGGCGGATAGAAGAGAAGGGGTTAGAAATTAAGATCGATTTACAGCCTGTCACCGTGTATGCTGACCGTACATTGCTGATCAACGTATGGGAGAACTTAATTGGCAATGCGATTAAATACAATAAAGAGTACGGAGAGATCAGTATTCATTGTGAAGAAAATGAATCAGAAGCGGTCGTGAAGATCAGAGATACGGGGATTGGAATAGAAAAAGAGACATTGGAAAAAATATTTGAACGATTCTACCGGGTGGATCAAGCACGAAATAAAGAAGGAATGGGTCTGGGATTATCAATTGTACAAGAAGTTCTCTCTTATCACGATGCTTCTATTGAGGTAGAAAGCAATGAAGAAGGAACGACATTTACTACGTTTTTTCCAAAGGAGTAG
- a CDS encoding LURP-one-related/scramblase family protein has protein sequence MKQLYMKQKVFSLSGRFTVKDQQENDVYVVEGSFMKMPKTFTILNTEREEIAVITKKMFSFLPKFLVEVGGHEVLTIKKEFTFFKAKYSIDAAGVEVQGNWWDMNFQVLQNGEVIGQVKKEWFTWGDSYKVDILKEEMEPMMIALVVAIDCVKADEAASRSSSSTTTN, from the coding sequence ATGAAACAACTTTATATGAAGCAAAAGGTATTTAGTCTCAGTGGCAGATTTACGGTAAAGGATCAACAGGAGAACGATGTGTACGTGGTTGAGGGAAGCTTTATGAAGATGCCGAAGACGTTCACTATATTAAATACAGAGCGAGAAGAAATCGCTGTGATTACGAAGAAAATGTTTAGCTTTTTACCGAAGTTTTTAGTAGAAGTTGGTGGTCATGAGGTATTGACGATCAAAAAAGAGTTTACGTTCTTTAAAGCGAAATATTCAATTGATGCTGCGGGTGTAGAAGTTCAAGGCAACTGGTGGGATATGAATTTCCAAGTGCTGCAGAACGGCGAAGTGATCGGACAGGTGAAGAAGGAATGGTTTACTTGGGGAGATAGTTATAAGGTCGATATTTTGAAAGAAGAGATGGAGCCTATGATGATTGCGCTGGTTGTTGCTATTGATTGTGTGAAGGCTGATGAAGCTGCGTCTAGGTCTTCGTCGTCGACAACGACGAATTAA
- a CDS encoding response regulator transcription factor, whose product MHVLVVDDDEAILQLVSIHLEQAGYHVIKASNAEAALAFLQHQSFDLMIIDVMMPGMDGFQLASIVIKQYELPVIMLTAKGQIEDKQQGFEQGIDDYIVKPFETKELLFRVNAILRRYRKSIEALTTAGNIQIDTNRWELMIENQQYIWPMRELEILHYLLQRANRNVSRWDLIDDIWGDTLEQPEFTLNTHINRIRERLKRAEANVEIVTIRGFGYQLEVKE is encoded by the coding sequence TTGCATGTATTGGTTGTGGATGATGATGAAGCCATTTTGCAATTAGTGTCCATCCATTTAGAGCAGGCGGGATATCACGTGATAAAAGCAAGCAATGCTGAGGCAGCGCTTGCTTTTTTGCAACATCAGTCATTTGATCTCATGATCATTGATGTGATGATGCCTGGAATGGATGGCTTTCAGCTGGCTAGCATTGTTATCAAACAATATGAACTGCCTGTCATTATGCTGACAGCGAAAGGGCAAATTGAAGATAAACAGCAAGGATTTGAACAAGGGATTGATGATTATATCGTCAAACCATTTGAAACGAAGGAACTGCTATTCCGTGTAAATGCCATTTTACGAAGATATCGTAAATCCATAGAAGCTTTAACAACTGCGGGGAATATTCAGATTGATACGAACCGTTGGGAATTAATGATTGAGAATCAACAATATATCTGGCCCATGCGGGAATTAGAAATTCTCCATTATCTGCTGCAGCGGGCAAACCGCAATGTGAGCCGCTGGGATTTAATTGATGACATTTGGGGGGATACGTTAGAACAACCCGAATTCACATTAAACACTCACATTAACCGCATTCGCGAAAGATTAAAAAGAGCTGAAGCGAATGTTGAAATTGTGACAATTCGTGGTTTTGGCTATCAACTAGAGGTAAAAGAATGA
- a CDS encoding MMPL family transporter, whose product MSLFRSFIDKISTKKGAWLTVIIWLVLMIGLSAGPTLGDHKVSNFQSLPSDAQSIVTQKQLDQYFPSDKGTPGLYVFHHPDGKLAIKDVKTIIKGIKEAKIEGIEDIVDVTALPPQALSAFLSEDQSTMIVPMNLKAGLGNADYAEINDETTKVGKKIAKGLDTDFYITGPAGIAGDTVKLFESADLKLLLATVAIILVLLIAIYRSPLLAIIPLFATVIVYQVVNQVVALLGVGGLEINNSTTSIMSILLFAAVIDYSLFVFSRYREELNHDENQYEAMKVAMRATAKPVLFAGGTVFAAMIILFVADFRDYQNFAPIFGAAMVIIMMASVTLIPALFALFGRKAFWPKVPKYGEAREVKHGIWGPIAKFVVRKPGLIGGAVLLFLLVTGANVFNLQYEFNSVKNFPKDLPSRVAFEIVEDQFNKGDLAQTTVLVTGQNLSQEHLQEISSHFSENDQIGSARPSGVTKNGEHGKMTVSLKVNPYSIEAIEFLKEFRTDQSTYRLSDGQEVQLSFAGTTAKLVDEQQVNQSDIKKIVLLETLLILLLLLVLTRSIKMSIYMMATILISFVSALGLGIFLVDVLFGYDAISTRAPVYAFIFLVALGIDYNIILVSRFLEERKTLHVKAALQVAIRNTGGVISSAGIILAATFAALMTMPITDLFIFGFIVAIGIIIDTFLVRGMLLPSLILFFEKDKDKVIKEEG is encoded by the coding sequence GTGAGTTTATTTAGATCATTTATTGATAAAATTTCTACAAAAAAGGGAGCTTGGCTGACCGTTATCATTTGGCTTGTTCTCATGATAGGGTTGAGTGCTGGTCCTACATTGGGCGATCATAAAGTGAGTAACTTTCAGTCTTTACCTAGTGATGCTCAGTCTATTGTGACACAAAAGCAGTTAGATCAGTATTTCCCAAGTGACAAAGGGACTCCGGGGTTATATGTCTTCCATCATCCTGATGGCAAGCTGGCTATCAAAGATGTAAAAACGATTATAAAAGGAATCAAAGAGGCAAAAATTGAGGGGATTGAAGACATTGTCGATGTTACCGCATTGCCTCCTCAAGCGTTATCCGCATTTTTATCAGAAGATCAATCTACTATGATTGTGCCAATGAATTTGAAAGCCGGATTAGGCAATGCTGATTATGCAGAGATTAATGATGAAACAACAAAGGTTGGTAAAAAGATAGCAAAAGGGTTAGATACAGATTTTTATATTACGGGCCCAGCAGGTATAGCTGGAGATACTGTTAAGTTATTTGAATCTGCTGACTTGAAGCTGTTATTAGCCACCGTTGCGATCATTTTGGTTTTATTGATAGCCATTTACCGTTCCCCGTTATTAGCGATCATCCCATTATTTGCAACGGTGATTGTCTATCAAGTGGTAAATCAAGTCGTCGCTTTACTTGGCGTCGGTGGACTTGAAATCAATAACTCGACCACTTCTATTATGAGTATTTTATTATTTGCGGCTGTGATTGATTATTCATTATTTGTTTTTTCTCGCTATCGTGAAGAGTTGAATCATGATGAAAATCAATATGAAGCGATGAAAGTGGCAATGCGTGCAACGGCAAAACCCGTATTATTTGCAGGAGGTACAGTATTCGCGGCAATGATCATTTTATTTGTGGCAGATTTCCGTGATTATCAAAACTTTGCTCCAATCTTCGGTGCTGCGATGGTGATCATTATGATGGCTTCTGTTACACTAATCCCAGCATTGTTTGCGTTATTTGGCCGTAAAGCATTTTGGCCGAAAGTGCCCAAATATGGTGAAGCGAGAGAAGTGAAGCATGGCATTTGGGGGCCTATTGCAAAGTTTGTTGTTCGAAAACCAGGATTGATTGGTGGTGCTGTCTTACTGTTTTTACTTGTGACAGGGGCGAATGTTTTCAATTTACAGTATGAATTTAACTCAGTGAAAAATTTCCCGAAGGATTTACCTTCTCGTGTCGCATTTGAAATCGTCGAGGATCAATTTAATAAAGGAGATCTAGCCCAGACAACGGTGCTAGTGACCGGTCAAAACCTATCTCAGGAACATTTACAAGAAATCTCTTCTCATTTCTCAGAAAATGACCAGATAGGGTCGGCTCGTCCTTCGGGAGTTACCAAAAATGGAGAGCATGGCAAAATGACTGTATCACTGAAGGTGAATCCATACAGTATAGAGGCCATTGAATTTTTAAAAGAATTCCGTACAGATCAATCCACCTATCGTTTATCAGATGGTCAAGAGGTTCAGCTATCTTTTGCGGGCACAACGGCTAAATTAGTGGATGAACAACAAGTGAATCAATCAGATATTAAAAAGATTGTTTTGCTGGAAACGTTACTCATTCTTCTCTTGTTACTCGTTCTGACACGCTCGATCAAAATGTCGATTTATATGATGGCGACGATTTTAATCTCCTTTGTATCTGCTTTAGGGTTAGGCATTTTCTTAGTCGATGTGTTATTTGGATATGATGCCATTTCCACTCGTGCCCCTGTATATGCCTTTATCTTTTTAGTGGCTTTAGGAATTGACTATAATATCATCCTTGTGAGCCGTTTCTTAGAAGAACGTAAAACGTTACACGTCAAAGCTGCATTACAAGTGGCGATACGAAACACAGGAGGGGTCATTTCTTCAGCGGGGATCATTCTTGCCGCAACGTTTGCCGCATTAATGACCATGCCCATTACCGATTTATTTATCTTTGGATTTATTGTCGCTATTGGGATTATCATCGATACATTCTTAGTTCGAGGAATGTTGCTGCCGTCGCTCATATTATTCTTTGAAAAAGACAAAGATAAGGTGATAAAGGAGGAAGGTTAA
- a CDS encoding beta-glucoside-specific PTS transporter subunit IIABC, with the protein MSKVRDYQKLAEDILEAVGGEENVVSAARCATRLRLVLKRSNPKAKEAVNAMPGVITVVENGGQFQVVIGQHVGEVYEHFSSLVQLQSSDDDQANENKGTVLNRVIATMSAVFAPFVYILAAAGILQGALILINLLFPIFSKTGTYEVFSFISWAPFTFLPIFIAITAAKHFKTNMYIAVACTAALVSPAWTEIAGRVASGEGVTFLGIALSETVYTSSVLPPLFLVWILSYLERFLNKRIHEVVKPLFVPFICMVVMVPLTILLIGPLSTAGANGIANGYNVLADNVPALAGAIIGGFWQVLVIFGVHWGITPMVLANFEQYGRDSFQAYQTIAVIAQVGAVLGVILKARNRETRKVGVSAGITGLFGITEPAIYGVTLRFKKPFIFGCISGAIGAIVASFFTPYYFAYAGLPGPLTIVNGISADYPTSIFGILIGVAIALILPVVLIQMFGYGEDTVEQTAGEASVKDQDEEKTNASMNNEEMITAPLAGKVLPLSEVPDAVFSSGAMGKGIAIEPTDNKLYAPFDGSVVMLAPTKHAIGLRSEFGVELLVHVGIDTVSLDGSAFTLNIQEGDKVKKGDLLMTFDQEVIESKGLKTITPVIITNTQAYEDVIVEEHSTCQPTDVMMTIVK; encoded by the coding sequence ATGTCAAAAGTGAGGGATTATCAAAAGCTTGCAGAAGACATCTTAGAGGCAGTGGGCGGAGAGGAAAATGTGGTGAGTGCCGCAAGATGCGCCACGCGGCTGCGTTTGGTTCTGAAACGTTCAAATCCGAAGGCCAAGGAAGCAGTCAATGCGATGCCTGGCGTTATTACCGTGGTGGAAAATGGTGGGCAATTTCAGGTCGTCATCGGTCAGCATGTTGGTGAGGTATACGAGCATTTTTCCAGTCTTGTTCAGCTTCAATCGTCTGATGATGATCAGGCAAATGAGAACAAGGGAACGGTGCTGAACCGAGTCATCGCGACCATGTCCGCTGTGTTTGCGCCATTTGTGTATATTTTGGCTGCGGCTGGTATTTTACAAGGTGCACTTATCCTAATTAACCTGTTATTTCCAATCTTCTCGAAAACTGGAACATATGAAGTCTTTAGCTTCATTTCCTGGGCGCCGTTTACGTTCTTGCCAATCTTTATTGCAATAACAGCAGCCAAGCACTTTAAAACGAATATGTATATCGCAGTAGCTTGTACAGCAGCGCTTGTCAGTCCAGCTTGGACAGAGATTGCTGGGCGCGTGGCATCAGGTGAAGGCGTTACCTTTTTAGGCATTGCATTATCTGAAACGGTCTATACATCATCGGTATTGCCGCCGCTGTTCTTAGTATGGATTCTTTCTTATCTGGAGAGATTTTTAAACAAACGAATTCATGAGGTCGTCAAACCGTTATTTGTCCCATTTATCTGTATGGTCGTCATGGTCCCGTTAACCATTCTATTAATTGGTCCTCTTTCGACAGCAGGTGCAAATGGGATTGCAAACGGATACAATGTCTTAGCTGACAATGTACCGGCATTAGCAGGCGCCATTATCGGCGGATTCTGGCAAGTGCTTGTCATTTTCGGTGTTCACTGGGGCATCACGCCGATGGTGCTGGCCAACTTCGAACAGTATGGACGTGACTCCTTCCAGGCATATCAAACCATCGCTGTTATCGCTCAGGTCGGTGCAGTGTTAGGCGTTATTTTAAAAGCAAGAAATCGAGAAACACGGAAAGTCGGGGTCTCAGCGGGTATCACGGGTCTCTTCGGAATTACAGAGCCTGCGATTTATGGGGTCACCTTACGCTTCAAAAAACCATTTATTTTCGGATGTATTTCTGGAGCGATTGGTGCCATTGTCGCCAGCTTCTTTACGCCCTATTACTTTGCGTATGCAGGTTTGCCTGGTCCGCTGACGATTGTGAACGGAATTAGTGCAGATTATCCAACGTCGATCTTTGGTATTTTGATTGGTGTGGCAATTGCGCTGATTTTACCAGTTGTGCTCATTCAAATGTTTGGTTATGGGGAAGATACGGTAGAACAGACAGCCGGTGAAGCATCTGTGAAAGATCAAGATGAAGAAAAAACGAATGCTTCGATGAACAATGAGGAAATGATTACTGCACCACTTGCAGGAAAAGTGCTCCCATTATCTGAGGTGCCGGATGCCGTGTTTAGCTCCGGAGCGATGGGCAAAGGGATTGCCATTGAGCCAACAGACAATAAGCTGTATGCACCGTTTGACGGCAGTGTCGTCATGCTTGCACCGACAAAGCACGCCATTGGGCTGCGTTCAGAATTCGGTGTGGAGTTACTTGTTCATGTCGGAATTGATACGGTTTCCCTAGATGGCTCAGCATTTACACTCAATATCCAAGAAGGCGACAAGGTGAAGAAGGGTGACTTGTTGATGACATTTGATCAAGAGGTGATTGAAAGCAAGGGATTAAAAACAATCACACCAGTTATCATCACCAATACACAAGCGTACGAAGATGTGATTGTAGAGGAACATTCGACATGTCAGCCAACGGATGTCATGATGACAATAGTGAAATAG